The nucleotide sequence GTCGAGCTGCTCCGCCTCACCCTCGCGATCGCCATGGTCGTCGGTGCCTGGCTCGGCGTCATCGGGATCGTGCTTGGCGGCCCGCGGGTGAGCGCTACGATCGGCCTCAGCGCGCTCTTCTTCGCCACGCTGCTTGGCGGGCCCTACGTGCCGACACCGGATTTTCTCCAGCCTCGCTTCTATCTCGGCCTCGACTGGCTGGTGCTCGATCTATTCTTCACCGGCGCAGCATTCGTGCTGCTCGAGTGGGTCTTCCCACGGGTGCGGCCGGAGCAAGGGCCGCTCAGCCCCGGCTGGAGGCTCGATCTCGCCTATTTCGGCGTCAATCACCTGCTGATCGGCATCTTCCTGGTGGTCTCGACACATTTTGCCCATGACTATTTCGCCTGGGCGATCAGCCCGTCACTGCAGGCGCATGTCGTGGCCCTGCCGGCGATCGTCCGCTTCGTGCTGGTGATCCTGGCGGCCGATGCAGTCGAATACATCTCCCACCGCGCCTATCACGAGGTGCCGTGGTTGTGGCGAATCCATGCGGTCCATCATTCGCCCGAACACATGGACTGGCTCTCGGGATCGCGCCTCCATTTCTTCGAGCCATTGGCAACGCGCGCCCTGGTGCTGGTGCCGATCGTCCTGCTCGGCTTCCCGCAAGACACGATCTTCGCCTATCTCATTTTCATCTCTGTGCAATCGGTGCTGATCCATTCAAACATCAAGATGGATGTCGGCTGGCTGCGGTACGTGATCGTCACGCCGCAATTCCATCACTGGCACCACGCGTCGGACGCCGAGGCCATCGACAAGAACTACGCGGCACACACGCCGCTGTTCGATATGCTGGGCAGAACCTGGCACCTGCCCAAAGACCGCTGGCCGGTCAAATACGGCACGGTGAAGCCGATCCCCGGCGGCATGCTCGGCCAGTTCGTGCACCCATTCGTCGGGCCGGTGAAGGAATTTCTCGAACATCGGAACCCAGAAGCGTGAGAGTCGCAGCACGGTAGGATGGGTTTCGCTTCGCTTTCCCCATCCTACGAACTGGTGCGTCCCGGAGGCTACATCAGTGCCTTAGTGGGCTCCCGGCAGACCGAGACGCTGACGCGTTTCATCGCTGAACAGAGCCTGGCTTGATCGAGGCAGGCATCTGGATTGACGGCAGCAAGCCCGCTTGTGCATCGTCCGCGGGCGTCCGGGTTGCCTCGGCCGATGTCGGCTGGTGACCCCGAAGCGGTCATCTGGCTGTCCAACTCCAACTCCCACCTTAAAGGTGACAAATTTTCAGACATTGAGAAGAGCGGACGAAAAAATTGCTGCATGACGTCGGAGTGTACGAATGAGCCCTTCCGGAGCTTTGATCGCGATCCTGCCGTGCAATGACCTTGATGCGTCGGAGCGGTTCTACAATCGGCTGGGCTTTGCGCGCCCGGACAGCGAAAGGCCTGCTCCCGGAGAGCCCGACACCTATCGCATGCTGTCGAACGGGAAGGGCGGATATCTGCATCTGACGGACGCGGTCGAGGGATGGCTAACGCCGGGAAGAAACCCTTTTGGGCTCTATCTTTACCTCGAGAGTGTTGATGCCGCGGCGCGCGAATTTCAGCAATCGCCCGAAGACAAGCCGTGGGGGATGTACGAATTTGCGATCTCTGACCCGGATGAAACGTTGGTCCGTGTCGGTTGGCCAACCCCTCTCCGCGCGGGAGCGCAATAGTAGGAAATCGTCTCCTATGGGACGCAGGCATTACGTCGGTTGTCGGTCTGCGCCTGGCTGAGAAGCCATATCTCCAATCGCCTTATCGTCTCGGCACGTGATGTTTGCCCGCCTTTTGTGACAAGGTAATAGCCCTCAGGAAGAGGGACTGTTGCGTCGAGAGCGCGGAGGCGACCGCTCGCAAGATGGGGCGCAGCATAGGCGAGGTCCATCGCTGCTATGCCCGCACCAGCCAGGGCAGCATCCATAGCCTGGGCTCGGGTCTCGACCACGACGCTCCGATCGGGTGGATCACCGACCTTACCTGACAAGCGCCACCAACGGTTCCAATCGCGAAAGCGAGAGCGCGCGCGGATGACGGTGCTATTGCTGGAAAGCTCAACGATATGCGGGCGAGCGACGGGAAGCAATGTTTCGTTGAACAGGCGCGTTGCCGCGAGGCCTTTCCAATGGCCGAGGCCATGTCGAATAGCGCAGTCGAAGTCTTCGTTCGTAAGATCGATCGTCCGGGTCGTCGTCGAGATCGCCAACTCCACACCGGGGTTCAGGTGTTGCCAATCCGGAAGGCGCGGGATCAACCAGTGTGAGGCGAAAGTTGCGACAGTGCTGATCCTCAATTGTCCGCGCCGGCGCCGAAGGGGCGTCACCGCTGCTTCGATGCGGTCGAGCGCGTTACCCATGACCATCAGAAGGGATTCGGCGTCTTCTGTCAGTTTGCCGCATCGACCGACTTGGCGGACGAGCGTGACGCCGAGCTGACGCTCCAATTCTGCAATCCTGTGCGACAATGCCGACCGCGTCACGCCAAGCGTTTCGGCCGCCTTGGATAGGCTTGGCGCCTTCTTTAGCGCCGCGAGTGCCTGCAAGCCCCTTGTCGAAGGTAGATCCATATCAATGTTCCCCGACACAATGCGTGAATATATCTCACACAATATCCCCTGCGAAGCCGCTACATTCCCGGGCGGAGGCTTGGATGATGACAGCCGTTTTCAGTCAGTTCGCTGCGTACAACCGATGGGCCAATGCTCGCCTTTACGCTGCTGCGCTAGCTCTGCCAGACGAAGCGTATCGGCGTCCGATCGGCGTTTTCTTCGGGAGCCTTCACGGGACGCTCAATCACCTGCTCGTCACGGATCGGCTCTGG is from Bradyrhizobium xenonodulans and encodes:
- a CDS encoding LysR substrate-binding domain-containing protein — encoded protein: MQALAALKKAPSLSKAAETLGVTRSALSHRIAELERQLGVTLVRQVGRCGKLTEDAESLLMVMGNALDRIEAAVTPLRRRRGQLRISTVATFASHWLIPRLPDWQHLNPGVELAISTTTRTIDLTNEDFDCAIRHGLGHWKGLAATRLFNETLLPVARPHIVELSSNSTVIRARSRFRDWNRWWRLSGKVGDPPDRSVVVETRAQAMDAALAGAGIAAMDLAYAAPHLASGRLRALDATVPLPEGYYLVTKGGQTSRAETIRRLEIWLLSQAQTDNRRNACVP
- a CDS encoding sterol desaturase family protein yields the protein MAHESSRPRIGEGRIGSSLCAAIGVLSIAAVLCLRYPAFLTTPELRVHYDVELLRLTLAIAMVVGAWLGVIGIVLGGPRVSATIGLSALFFATLLGGPYVPTPDFLQPRFYLGLDWLVLDLFFTGAAFVLLEWVFPRVRPEQGPLSPGWRLDLAYFGVNHLLIGIFLVVSTHFAHDYFAWAISPSLQAHVVALPAIVRFVLVILAADAVEYISHRAYHEVPWLWRIHAVHHSPEHMDWLSGSRLHFFEPLATRALVLVPIVLLGFPQDTIFAYLIFISVQSVLIHSNIKMDVGWLRYVIVTPQFHHWHHASDAEAIDKNYAAHTPLFDMLGRTWHLPKDRWPVKYGTVKPIPGGMLGQFVHPFVGPVKEFLEHRNPEA
- a CDS encoding VOC family protein: MSPSGALIAILPCNDLDASERFYNRLGFARPDSERPAPGEPDTYRMLSNGKGGYLHLTDAVEGWLTPGRNPFGLYLYLESVDAAAREFQQSPEDKPWGMYEFAISDPDETLVRVGWPTPLRAGAQ